The genomic stretch TAGTTTGAGAGGGAAGTAACATAGGGATTCTCTTGTTCTTCTTTAACAATATGCAGTAATGGCGACTCAATTAAGGTGCGATCTTTTATCCACCACTGCTTTTTACATAATGCGGTCAAAGCGTTGCTCTGGTGACTGGTAATCACCAGGCTGGAGCCCCTGTCCAGTAAGTCTTTGGCCATTATAACTAATCTCTTGATGGATTCCTGGTCTAATGACGCACTCGGCTCATCCATCAGCAAAATAGAGGGCTTCAGAATCCAGGCTCTGGCCATGGCAACGCGCTGCTTCTCACCGCCGGACAATACCGAGACATGCTCATCGGCTAAGGTTTCCAGACCGACCATACGCAGTGCGGTGATCACTTCAGCACGTTTGTCTTTGGCAGACAAAGCACAATAACGAATCCCGTACACTACATTTTGATAGACAGTATCATCGAACAGATAGGGGCTTTGATGAAGATAAATAACGTCGCGATGAGCCCGGCCGTGCCACAGACGGCGCCACCAGGTCCGGGACTGCGAAACGGAGCCCATACTGGGTGACAGCAATCCGGACAAAATCTTGAGTAAGGTCGTTTTACCGACACCGTTATCGCCCTTGAGATAGATAGCGTCATTCGGCCCGATCGACAGATCGGCAATATGAAATAGAACGCGATCTTTAAAGCGCATTGATAACTGCGTCGCGGTTAATTTAATCGACATTCAACGTCCTTATGCAGCAGCTTAACTTTTTGACAAACCAAATCAGCACTTTGTACGAGCCCCAACGATTGAATAAACCCGTTGAGGTACAAAAACACAAGCGGTGCCATGGTCGGTATTTTCGTTGTCAGTCATACCTTATTAACGGTGATATTAACGGTGATCGTTTGGTAACGATCAGGTACGTAAATATCCTTTACCACGCATACTTGAGAGCAAAAAGTTTAACGCCAATGCCAAACAGAGT from Vibrio ostreae encodes the following:
- a CDS encoding energy-coupling factor ABC transporter ATP-binding protein; this encodes MSIKLTATQLSMRFKDRVLFHIADLSIGPNDAIYLKGDNGVGKTTLLKILSGLLSPSMGSVSQSRTWWRRLWHGRAHRDVIYLHQSPYLFDDTVYQNVVYGIRYCALSAKDKRAEVITALRMVGLETLADEHVSVLSGGEKQRVAMARAWILKPSILLMDEPSASLDQESIKRLVIMAKDLLDRGSSLVITSHQSNALTALCKKQWWIKDRTLIESPLLHIVKEEQENPYVTSLSN